TTTCCGGAACCGGCTCCTCGTCATGTTCGAATGGGCGTGGGCGTACCTGACCTGGCAGCGCGGCGCCCGGCTGATCACGGGCGGGGAAATCCCCGGAAAGGGCTCGCCCCCCGCAAGTTAGCCTGCGGCCCACTCCTTGCATTCCTCCGCGGCATGAAAGTATCGCTCAGGCCGCGCCATCTCGACCGTTACCGGGACATCGCGAAGCTCTTCTGGAAATACGGCCGCGGCGACATCGCCAGGGGCATCGACTCGGACCTCGAGGGACCGGCCGAAGCGGGCAAGGCCGAGGAGCTCGCCGAGGACCTCGAGAAGCTGGGGCCCGCGTACGTCAAGCTCGGACAGATCCTCTCGACGCGCTCCGACCTCCTGCCGGCGCCCTACCTCGAGGCGCTCAGCCGTCTCCAGGACGACGTCGAGCCCTTTCCGTTCGCGCAGGTGCAGGCGATCGTCGAAGAGGATCTCGGCGTGCGACTGTCGAAGGCGTTCTCGTCCTTCGACCCGGTTCCGATCGCGGCGGCCTCCCTCGGCCAGGTCCACCGCGCGGCCCTGCGGGACGGGCGCGCGGTCGCCGTCAAGGTGCAGCGCCCGAACATCGAGCGGCAGATCGAGGAGGACGGGGAAGCGTTCGAAGAGATCGCCGATCTCGTCGACCGCCACGTGCGCGGCGGAAGAGAGCACGCCTACCGCGACATGGTCGCCGAGTTCCGCAAGGTTCTCGCCGCGGAGCTCGACTATCGACAGGAGGCGAAGAACCTCACCACAATCGGCGCCGAGCTCGCCGGTTTCCCGCGGCTCCTCGTGCCCCGTCCCTACGACGATTTCACGACCGGCCGCGTGCTCACGATGGAATACGTCGAGGGGACCAGGATCACCAGCCTGAACCCCGTCGTCCTCGTCGACGTGGACACCCGGACCCTCGCGGACGACCTGTTCTGCGGGTACCTCAAACAGGTCCTGCTCGACGGGTTCTTCCACGCCGACCCGCACCCGGGAAACGTCCTGCTGACCGCGGACCAGCGGCTCGCGCTCGTCGACCTCGGAATGGTCGGGCGGCTCACCGGCGACGTGCGGGACCGCCTCCTCCGTTTCCTGCTCGCGGCGAGCGAAGGCGAGGGAGAGAAAGCCGCCGAGCCGGTCGTCGCGCTCGCCCGCCCGTCGGACGACGCCCGGCCGGATGACTTTCGTCACGGGGTCGCCGAGCTCGTCCAGCGATATCGCGGCGCGACGGTGAGCGACCTTCAGATGGGGCGCGTGCTATTGGAGATCAGCCGCCTGTCCGGCGAGACGGGCATGACGCTCCCTCCCGAGCTCTCGACCGTCGGCAAGACCCTGCTCCACCTCGACGTGGTCGGACGCACACTCGCCCCCGACTTCGACCCGAACGCGTCGATCCAGCGGTACAGCGCCGAGCTGATGTCTCGCCGGATGCGCCAGGAAGCTCGGCCCGGCAACCTCTTCGCCACGCTCCTCGAGACGAAGGACTTCATCGGCAAGCTCCCCGAGCGGGCCGGAAAGATCCTCGACCTCGCAGCGGGCAACGGCTTGCGCGTGAAGGTCGATGC
Above is a genomic segment from Thermoanaerobaculia bacterium containing:
- a CDS encoding AarF/UbiB family protein produces the protein MKVSLRPRHLDRYRDIAKLFWKYGRGDIARGIDSDLEGPAEAGKAEELAEDLEKLGPAYVKLGQILSTRSDLLPAPYLEALSRLQDDVEPFPFAQVQAIVEEDLGVRLSKAFSSFDPVPIAAASLGQVHRAALRDGRAVAVKVQRPNIERQIEEDGEAFEEIADLVDRHVRGGREHAYRDMVAEFRKVLAAELDYRQEAKNLTTIGAELAGFPRLLVPRPYDDFTTGRVLTMEYVEGTRITSLNPVVLVDVDTRTLADDLFCGYLKQVLLDGFFHADPHPGNVLLTADQRLALVDLGMVGRLTGDVRDRLLRFLLAASEGEGEKAAEPVVALARPSDDARPDDFRHGVAELVQRYRGATVSDLQMGRVLLEISRLSGETGMTLPPELSTVGKTLLHLDVVGRTLAPDFDPNASIQRYSAELMSRRMRQEARPGNLFATLLETKDFIGKLPERAGKILDLAAGNGLRVKVDAIDEHLLIEGLHKIANRIALGLVLASLIVGAALLMRVPTRFQIFGYPGLAMLFFLGAAAGGIALAASIVFGDRTRREPRR